Proteins co-encoded in one Chloroflexota bacterium genomic window:
- a CDS encoding phytanoyl-CoA dioxygenase family protein has translation MSVDIDQCVADILDVGHCVLPNHFPKPAIDAFHEGFLPLLQRVAARIPEGNRRAHRWAIGLPFAPPFYQSEFFSDDTVNEIVGRILGEYMFIAYYGTDTPVAGSEDQQVHSDIRPLFPEQPDLRYPPPTLSVRFTSVDMTLDNGPYSTSERTQHLTRDEAQTKIAAGEIELAPLLLRAGDVLISDARTLHRGTANRTDEPRPFAVIVYNRDWYHLEGEFRLEANEETPMLLESFYRTLPPAEQNLLRRVPRTDG, from the coding sequence GTGAGCGTCGACATCGACCAATGTGTCGCCGACATCCTGGACGTCGGCCATTGCGTCTTGCCCAATCACTTTCCGAAGCCGGCGATCGACGCGTTCCACGAGGGATTCCTGCCGCTACTGCAAAGAGTCGCGGCCCGCATTCCCGAAGGCAATCGCCGGGCGCACCGCTGGGCCATCGGCCTGCCCTTCGCACCGCCGTTCTATCAGTCCGAGTTCTTCAGCGACGACACGGTTAACGAGATCGTGGGGCGCATCCTGGGCGAATACATGTTCATCGCCTACTACGGCACCGATACGCCGGTCGCGGGATCCGAGGACCAGCAGGTGCACTCGGACATCCGCCCGCTGTTCCCGGAGCAGCCGGACCTGCGCTATCCGCCGCCGACGCTCTCGGTGCGCTTCACCAGCGTGGACATGACCCTCGACAACGGGCCTTACAGCACGTCCGAACGCACGCAGCACCTCACGAGGGACGAGGCGCAGACAAAGATTGCGGCGGGCGAGATCGAGCTCGCGCCGCTGCTGCTTCGCGCGGGGGACGTGCTTATCAGCGACGCCCGCACGCTGCACCGAGGAACGGCGAATCGCACCGACGAGCCGCGTCCCTTCGCGGTGATCGTCTACAACCGCGACTGGTATCACCTGGAAGGCGAGTTTCGGCTGGAGGCCAACGAGGAAACACCGATGCTGCTGGAGTCGTTCTATCGGACACTGCCGCCGGCCGAGCAAAACCTCCTCCGGCGCGTGCCGAGGACGGATGGCTAG
- a CDS encoding GrpB family protein: MASAGQPIDGGPADTRLVVVPYDPAWPAMYERARAEIVACIGQHILRIEHVGSTSIPGLSAKPTIDILVGVRDWDEANITIAPLADIGWGYVGEHGIPRRHYFRRGAVSGRRTHHLHMLEVTQPEWETMLSFRNFLRGHPKAAADYERLKLDLARGNLDGPGYQAAKAPFIQGILERARGTCPTTDG, translated from the coding sequence ATGGCTAGCGCCGGACAACCAATCGACGGCGGACCTGCCGACACTCGTTTGGTTGTCGTTCCCTACGATCCAGCGTGGCCGGCCATGTATGAGCGGGCACGCGCGGAGATTGTCGCGTGTATCGGCCAGCACATCCTGCGAATCGAACATGTCGGCAGTACGTCCATACCTGGACTGTCTGCCAAGCCAACGATTGACATTCTTGTGGGCGTGCGCGATTGGGACGAAGCCAACATCACCATTGCGCCGCTTGCCGACATTGGATGGGGATACGTCGGCGAGCACGGCATCCCACGCCGGCACTATTTTCGCCGGGGCGCCGTGAGCGGGCGCCGCACGCACCACCTGCACATGCTCGAGGTGACGCAGCCGGAGTGGGAGACCATGCTGTCGTTTCGCAACTTCCTCCGCGGCCATCCGAAAGCCGCGGCCGATTACGAACGCCTCAAACTTGACCTCGCGCGCGGAAATCTTGACGGGCCCGGCTACCAGGCGGCGAAAGCGCCGTTCATCCAGGGAATTCTCGAGCGGGCGCGCGGCACTTGCCCCACAACGGATGGCTGA
- a CDS encoding GrpB family protein, whose amino-acid sequence MAEAKRPIVRVPAETRLAVVPYDPGWPAMYERERAEIAACIGQHILCIEHAGSTAIPGMAGKPTIDILVGVHEWDEARVTFGPLAKIGWEFRGERGMPRRHFFRRLDAQGRRTHQLHMLEVTHPQWEAMLLFRDYVRSHPDAAAEYQRLKLDLARRFPDSRGQYTVGKEAFVMDVLAQARRAREDRRDA is encoded by the coding sequence ATGGCTGAGGCGAAACGCCCAATCGTTCGCGTGCCGGCGGAGACGCGCCTCGCTGTCGTTCCCTACGACCCGGGATGGCCAGCCATGTATGAGCGCGAACGCGCCGAGATTGCCGCGTGCATCGGCCAGCACATTCTGTGCATCGAGCACGCGGGCAGCACCGCCATTCCGGGCATGGCCGGAAAGCCGACCATCGACATCCTGGTGGGCGTCCACGAATGGGACGAAGCCAGGGTCACCTTCGGGCCGTTGGCCAAGATTGGGTGGGAGTTTCGCGGCGAGCGCGGTATGCCGCGGCGGCACTTCTTTCGTCGGCTCGATGCGCAGGGCCGCCGCACGCACCAGCTGCACATGCTTGAAGTGACCCACCCCCAATGGGAGGCGATGCTGCTCTTCCGCGACTACGTCCGCAGCCATCCAGATGCGGCAGCGGAGTACCAGCGGCTGAAGCTCGATCTGGCGCGGCGGTTTCCCGACAGCCGGGGCCAGTACACGGTGGGTAAAGAGGCGTTCGTGATGGACGTGCTGGCGCAGGCGCGGCGAGCGCGTGAGGACAGGCGAGACGCGTGA
- a CDS encoding phytanoyl-CoA dioxygenase family protein, which yields MSLSDQQLSFFETFGYLTFPGAFADEAKRITEEFERVWADHGGGHNQQAHDHERRSALVPFIDQSEYLSALLDDPRIDGVVSALLGDDYNYTGSDGNFYVGNTRWHSDGFARMKYRSIKIAFYLDPVTRDSGCLRVIPGSHIPGDGYAESLQQIMPSSRSASLGERLGIEGRDVPAVALESEPGDMVLFIHDLKHASFGGGTRRRMFTINMSERFRDEDLDDLREDVATMVRFWAERAYGDAMIRTAGPGRMRHLEQRLANDDHLPELVRQARQEMSEPSRS from the coding sequence ATGTCGCTCTCCGACCAACAACTTTCGTTCTTCGAGACCTTTGGCTACCTGACCTTTCCGGGAGCGTTCGCTGACGAGGCCAAAAGGATCACCGAGGAGTTCGAACGGGTGTGGGCGGATCATGGCGGCGGCCACAACCAGCAAGCGCACGATCATGAGCGTCGGTCGGCCCTGGTTCCGTTCATCGACCAGAGCGAGTATCTGAGCGCACTGCTGGACGACCCACGGATCGACGGGGTCGTCAGTGCGTTGCTGGGCGACGATTACAACTACACCGGGAGCGACGGCAACTTCTACGTGGGCAACACGCGCTGGCACTCCGACGGGTTCGCCCGCATGAAATACCGCTCCATCAAGATCGCGTTCTACTTGGACCCCGTCACGCGCGACTCGGGTTGCCTGCGGGTGATTCCCGGTAGTCACATTCCCGGTGACGGCTATGCTGAGTCCCTGCAACAGATCATGCCGAGCAGCCGGTCGGCGTCGCTCGGGGAACGCCTGGGCATCGAGGGCCGCGATGTGCCCGCGGTGGCGCTGGAATCGGAGCCGGGCGACATGGTGCTGTTCATTCACGACCTGAAGCACGCGTCATTCGGCGGCGGAACCCGCCGGCGCATGTTCACCATCAACATGTCTGAGCGCTTCCGTGACGAGGACCTGGACGATCTGCGAGAGGACGTTGCGACGATGGTTAGGTTCTGGGCCGAGCGGGCCTACGGCGACGCGATGATCCGAACGGCAGGTCCGGGCCGCATGCGGCATTTGGAGCAACGGCTGGCCAACGACGACCACTTGCCAGAGCTGGTGCGTCAGGCGCGCCAGGAGATGAGCGAGCCGTCGCGCAGCTAG
- a CDS encoding sialidase family protein, translating to MTKTIPGDHECFSEDWRRTDPDLVLYLPEEPSYWIEAVDHVLVDVTPGGDLLAIFALASQPHGADYRVAYSRSADGGRTWSPVGVIDGPGAKPGQVSAFGFPIISRRGRIYCFYNHGRAIGDSYQTSFLRCKYSDDDGRTWIDGEVVIPYRSSANDHPDRSIGANCVVWQKPIRDAHDRPIIGFTRWTNSYVKTARREDDFTMSRRDSQAEFMRFENIDESPHPRDVQITWLQDDDTAIRVPVPYEPEASRNYSYCEEPSAVLLPDGRLFVVARTATGQIWYTVSTDDGVTWRPTEPLLNRDDGAPMLNPVSPCPIFALDDGRFLLMLQNHDGHGFGGRGPRDFHARRPQFIAVGEFRPDAHQPIWFSQPQLLFDTQNIGVFPFYMKWLSMYASVTEHRGERILWYADRKIFGLGRYITDDLLAPLTVPSA from the coding sequence ATGACAAAGACGATTCCAGGCGACCACGAGTGCTTCAGCGAGGACTGGCGCCGCACCGATCCCGACCTGGTGCTCTATTTGCCCGAGGAGCCCTCGTACTGGATCGAGGCCGTGGACCACGTCCTGGTGGACGTCACGCCGGGCGGAGACTTGCTGGCGATCTTCGCGCTGGCCAGCCAGCCGCATGGGGCCGACTACCGGGTCGCGTACTCACGCAGCGCCGACGGCGGACGGACGTGGTCGCCGGTGGGCGTCATTGACGGTCCGGGGGCGAAGCCCGGCCAGGTGAGCGCCTTTGGATTCCCAATCATCAGCCGGCGCGGGCGCATCTACTGCTTCTACAACCACGGCCGCGCGATCGGCGACAGCTATCAGACGAGCTTTCTGCGCTGCAAGTACTCCGACGACGATGGCCGCACGTGGATCGATGGGGAAGTGGTGATTCCCTACCGCTCCAGCGCCAACGACCACCCGGACCGCTCCATCGGGGCCAACTGCGTGGTGTGGCAAAAGCCCATCCGCGACGCGCACGACCGCCCGATCATCGGATTCACCCGCTGGACGAACTCCTACGTCAAGACAGCGCGCCGCGAGGACGACTTCACCATGTCCCGCCGCGATAGCCAGGCGGAGTTCATGCGGTTCGAGAACATCGACGAGTCGCCGCATCCGCGCGACGTGCAGATCACCTGGCTGCAAGACGACGACACGGCCATCCGCGTGCCGGTGCCCTACGAGCCCGAGGCTTCGCGCAACTATTCCTATTGCGAGGAGCCGAGCGCGGTGCTGCTGCCGGATGGTCGGCTGTTCGTGGTGGCGCGCACGGCGACCGGACAGATCTGGTACACGGTTTCGACCGACGACGGCGTCACCTGGCGGCCGACGGAACCGCTGCTGAACCGCGACGATGGCGCGCCCATGCTCAATCCCGTCTCGCCGTGCCCCATCTTCGCGTTGGACGACGGCCGGTTCCTGCTCATGCTGCAAAACCACGACGGGCACGGATTCGGCGGTCGCGGGCCCCGCGACTTTCATGCGCGGCGACCGCAGTTCATCGCCGTGGGCGAGTTCCGGCCCGACGCCCACCAGCCCATCTGGTTCAGCCAGCCCCAGTTGCTCTTCGACACGCAGAACATCGGGGTGTTTCCCTTCTACATGAAGTGGCTGTCGATGTACGCCAGCGTCACGGAGCATCGCGGCGAGCGCATCCTGTGGTACGCCGACCGCAAGATCTTCGGCCTCGGTCGCTACATCACCGACGACCTGCTGGCGCCGCTGACGGTCCCCTCGGCGTAG
- a CDS encoding TauD/TfdA family dioxygenase has translation MALEVRPVSAALGAEIIGADLTQPDDDEQFETIRQALLDYNVVVIRDQQISPADHAAFSGRFGVLELHVLNQFLLPEQPEVLVLSNKRINGVPVGLQDAGREWHSDLSYMRLPSLGSLLYALEIPPTGGDTLFANLYSAYETLSPEMKERVEGLRLRHSYADFINRRFQESAMERPTLTAEQAAKVPTAVHPLVRTHPETGRKALYVSPSLVAGIEGMDDAEGKALLQELNDHATQPEFVYRHVWRLHDIVFWDNRCTLHLATAFDPKYTRHMHRTTIQGDLPV, from the coding sequence ATGGCACTAGAGGTCAGGCCGGTTTCGGCCGCCCTGGGCGCCGAGATCATCGGCGCCGATTTGACGCAGCCGGACGACGACGAGCAGTTCGAGACGATCCGCCAGGCGCTGCTCGACTACAACGTGGTCGTGATCCGCGACCAGCAGATTTCGCCGGCGGACCACGCCGCGTTCAGCGGCCGCTTCGGCGTGCTCGAGCTCCACGTGTTGAACCAGTTCCTGCTGCCCGAGCAGCCTGAGGTGCTGGTGCTTTCGAACAAGCGCATCAATGGAGTGCCCGTCGGGCTGCAAGACGCGGGACGCGAATGGCACAGCGATCTCTCTTACATGCGACTCCCCTCGCTTGGCTCGTTGCTGTACGCGTTGGAAATTCCGCCGACCGGCGGCGACACGCTGTTCGCCAATCTCTACTCGGCCTACGAGACGCTGTCGCCTGAGATGAAGGAACGCGTCGAAGGGCTTCGCCTGCGGCACTCCTATGCCGACTTCATCAATCGCCGGTTCCAGGAATCCGCGATGGAGCGACCCACCCTCACCGCGGAGCAGGCGGCCAAGGTGCCCACGGCTGTCCATCCGCTGGTGCGCACGCATCCGGAGACTGGGCGTAAGGCGCTGTACGTGAGCCCGTCACTCGTGGCCGGGATCGAGGGCATGGACGACGCCGAGGGCAAGGCGCTGCTGCAAGAGCTCAACGACCACGCCACGCAGCCCGAGTTCGTCTACCGGCACGTGTGGCGGCTGCACGACATCGTGTTCTGGGACAACCGCTGCACGCTGCACCTGGCCACGGCATTCGACCCGAAATACACGCGCCACATGCACCGCACCACGATTCAGGGCGACCTGCCGGTCTGA
- a CDS encoding class I SAM-dependent methyltransferase: MSAGSSKSVDPDDSYTAANRAAWDAIADRRQKIFPPAGHFAEGGSVLDKRDHEAAGDVRGLRLCHLQCGSGEEALSWANLGAEVTGVDISPRQIELATAKAKAAGIAADFVAADVCSLPHDLLRPASFDIVYTGGGALVWLPSLDRWAATINDLLKPSGRLIVREEHPVIARVEVREGAIAIVNDYFDRQPEASTGWCHFPGAADAPETKWDWTWPLGDIITSVAQAGLRVERLTEFPSTAAWRFGDDLERLQKLPGSYLFVASKPPDTDQQASA; this comes from the coding sequence GTGAGCGCCGGGTCCAGCAAGTCCGTCGATCCCGACGATTCCTATACGGCCGCGAATCGCGCCGCTTGGGACGCAATTGCGGATAGGCGCCAGAAGATCTTTCCGCCGGCAGGCCATTTCGCCGAGGGCGGGTCGGTGCTCGACAAGCGCGATCACGAGGCCGCCGGCGACGTGCGGGGACTGCGGCTGTGCCATTTGCAGTGCGGGAGCGGGGAAGAGGCGCTCTCGTGGGCGAACTTGGGCGCCGAGGTGACCGGCGTCGACATCAGCCCCAGGCAGATCGAGCTGGCAACCGCCAAGGCCAAGGCAGCCGGCATAGCGGCTGACTTCGTGGCCGCGGACGTGTGCTCGCTCCCCCACGATCTGCTCCGCCCCGCGTCATTTGACATTGTCTACACAGGCGGCGGCGCCCTGGTATGGCTGCCGAGTCTCGACCGCTGGGCGGCGACGATCAACGACCTGCTCAAACCCTCGGGACGGCTCATCGTGCGCGAGGAGCATCCAGTGATCGCCCGCGTCGAGGTGCGCGAAGGGGCGATCGCCATCGTGAATGACTACTTCGACCGGCAGCCCGAAGCGTCTACCGGGTGGTGCCATTTCCCCGGCGCCGCGGACGCCCCTGAGACGAAGTGGGATTGGACCTGGCCCTTGGGCGACATCATCACCAGCGTGGCGCAGGCCGGTCTCCGCGTTGAACGCTTAACCGAGTTTCCAAGCACGGCTGCCTGGCGCTTCGGCGACGACTTGGAGCGTCTGCAGAAGCTGCCGGGCTCGTATCTGTTCGTTGCCAGCAAGCCTCCCGACACCGATCAACAAGCGTCCGCTTAG
- a CDS encoding ABC transporter ATP-binding protein has protein sequence MRPWISEPANATDPTTAESSTSAAIVRQELRRRWRAVALTAGLMLGGAAVSIVPALLVAALIDRALPGGNLGLTAVLAGGMAGAALVLLILASSESYMRASIGEAVSRRLRQQAFDGIAAAQLAELEQVPSEQLVFRLTRSCGRIGEWFVGESLLPAVSQTLVLVASLSAMLVLAWPLGLLALVAIPAMTLGVARLGPLSTRLERRFGRHLERGQIFLQEVLAGIRVVRVFDAAERERGRWLRWLDEHWRVKAKTFVLHDVVIAHSGAAAQALVTAAAFGIGAVLIAGDHLTLGGLIAAVALVPRAYVSLQRLLTLQANRARVEAEYERMDDVFGLAPERAGGRTPQLPADDSGARVAFQDANFRYAREDAGVFGVSFSVQPGQFLGIVGETGSGKSTLLDLLVGLYAPHSGSVRVDGIDTREIDLSWLRRQIGLVPQEPRLWDATIADNIRYPAGLAGADELARALRDAQLDDFLARLPQGIETTVGEQGHSISAGERQRIAIARALLRDPRLLILDEATASLDAATEQDLRRALAASRRGRTLIVVTHRIESVMGADRIVVMDRGRVLEQGTPENLLQAGGRFAGLRWAQTSDAGADRPG, from the coding sequence ATGAGGCCGTGGATTTCTGAACCCGCGAACGCTACCGATCCGACGACTGCCGAATCGTCCACGTCGGCCGCCATCGTGCGGCAGGAGCTGCGTCGGCGTTGGCGCGCCGTTGCGCTCACGGCGGGGCTCATGCTGGGCGGCGCGGCCGTCAGCATCGTTCCGGCCCTGCTTGTCGCCGCGCTGATCGATCGTGCTCTTCCCGGCGGAAACCTCGGGTTGACGGCGGTGCTCGCCGGTGGGATGGCCGGTGCGGCGCTCGTGCTGCTCATTCTGGCGTCGAGCGAGAGCTACATGCGGGCCTCGATCGGCGAGGCTGTGTCGCGTCGCCTGCGCCAGCAAGCCTTCGACGGCATCGCAGCCGCCCAACTCGCGGAGCTTGAGCAGGTCCCGTCCGAGCAGCTCGTGTTTCGACTCACCAGATCGTGCGGACGAATCGGTGAGTGGTTCGTTGGCGAGTCGTTGCTTCCCGCCGTTTCCCAGACCCTGGTGCTGGTCGCCTCACTTTCGGCCATGCTGGTGCTGGCCTGGCCGCTCGGACTCCTGGCCCTCGTCGCCATACCGGCGATGACCCTTGGCGTTGCCCGGCTCGGACCCCTTTCCACGCGACTTGAACGGCGGTTCGGGCGCCATCTGGAGCGCGGGCAAATCTTCCTTCAGGAGGTGCTTGCGGGCATTCGGGTGGTCCGCGTGTTTGATGCGGCGGAACGGGAGCGAGGGCGATGGCTTCGATGGCTCGACGAGCATTGGCGTGTAAAGGCCAAGACCTTCGTCCTGCACGACGTGGTGATCGCCCACAGCGGTGCGGCAGCCCAGGCGCTGGTTACTGCGGCGGCATTCGGAATTGGCGCCGTCCTCATTGCCGGTGACCACCTGACGCTCGGCGGGCTGATCGCGGCGGTGGCGCTTGTGCCTCGGGCCTATGTATCCCTGCAGCGCCTGCTGACGCTCCAGGCAAACCGGGCGCGGGTCGAGGCCGAATACGAGCGAATGGACGATGTATTTGGTCTCGCGCCGGAGCGGGCTGGAGGCAGGACGCCGCAACTCCCGGCTGACGATTCAGGGGCTCGGGTGGCGTTTCAGGACGCAAACTTCCGCTACGCGCGGGAAGACGCGGGGGTCTTCGGCGTCTCGTTCTCGGTCCAGCCGGGCCAATTCCTCGGCATCGTGGGGGAAACCGGCAGCGGCAAGTCGACGCTGCTGGACTTGCTGGTCGGGCTCTATGCGCCGCACTCGGGCTCGGTGCGCGTCGACGGGATCGACACCCGCGAGATCGATCTCTCGTGGCTGCGCCGGCAGATTGGCTTGGTGCCCCAGGAACCGCGACTGTGGGACGCAACCATCGCCGACAACATCCGCTATCCGGCAGGGTTGGCCGGTGCCGACGAGTTGGCGCGGGCGCTGCGGGACGCTCAGCTCGACGACTTCCTCGCCAGATTGCCGCAAGGGATCGAGACCACCGTCGGTGAGCAAGGTCACAGCATCTCCGCCGGCGAGCGGCAGCGGATCGCCATCGCCCGCGCGCTGCTGCGCGACCCGCGCCTGCTGATTCTGGATGAGGCCACGGCCTCGTTGGACGCGGCGACCGAGCAAGACCTGCGGCGCGCGCTTGCCGCGTCACGGCGCGGCCGCACCCTGATCGTCGTCACCCACCGAATCGAATCGGTGATGGGCGCGGATCGAATCGTCGTGATGGACCGCGGCCGGGTGCTCGAGCAAGGAACGCCAGAGAATCTGCTCCAGGCCGGCGGACGGTTCGCCGGGCTGCGTTGGGCCCAAACCAGTGACGCGGGAGCAGATCGGCCGGGGTAG